A single Candidatus Woesearchaeota archaeon DNA region contains:
- a CDS encoding DUF1858 domain-containing protein, with product MVTKHQITKKMSFVEVIDKFPMTVEVMLKYGLHCVGCHMAATETIEEGSKGHGMDDEQIDEMIEEMNEKIAVETEEDYSDFEDESAGEEE from the coding sequence ATGGTAACCAAACATCAAATTACAAAGAAAATGAGTTTTGTTGAAGTAATTGACAAATTTCCAATGACTGTAGAAGTAATGCTAAAATATGGTTTGCATTGTGTCGGATGCCATATGGCTGCAACTGAAACCATTGAAGAAGGTTCAAAAGGTCATGGAATGGATGATGAGCAAATAGATGAAATGATTGAAGAAATGAATGAAAAGATTGCTGTAGAAACAGAAGAAGATTATAGTGATTTTGAAGATGAATCCGCTGGTGAAGAGGAATAA
- a CDS encoding cob(I)yrinic acid a,c-diamide adenosyltransferase: MSKDNLGLVHVYTGDGKGKSTTAFGMALRGIGQNLRIKIIQFLKGGYYTGEYIAIQNYLSNMIEIEQYGKMCLKENVQVKLDENIYKGFYIRTEEDCGDCRHCFTSDAEEKAFVSEALQRAKKIINSGEYDMVFLDEINNCIAKGLISVDEILEMISSKPAKMELILTGRNAPDKIKKIADLVTNMQMEKHPFEKGIFARRGIEF, encoded by the coding sequence ATGAGTAAAGACAACTTAGGCTTAGTACATGTATATACAGGAGATGGCAAGGGTAAATCCACTACTGCATTCGGCATGGCATTGCGGGGAATTGGACAAAATCTCCGAATAAAAATAATACAATTTCTTAAAGGGGGTTACTATACCGGAGAATATATCGCAATACAAAATTATCTAAGCAACATGATAGAAATTGAACAATATGGCAAAATGTGCTTAAAAGAAAATGTGCAAGTTAAACTTGACGAAAATATTTACAAAGGTTTTTACATACGAACTGAAGAAGATTGCGGTGATTGCAGACACTGTTTTACAAGCGACGCTGAAGAAAAAGCGTTTGTTTCTGAAGCTTTACAGCGCGCAAAAAAAATAATCAATTCAGGCGAATACGATATGGTATTTTTAGATGAAATTAATAACTGCATTGCAAAAGGCCTAATTTCTGTTGATGAAATTCTTGAAATGATTTCAAGTAAACCTGCGAAAATGGAACTCATATTAACCGGACGCAATGCACCTGATAAAATTAAGAAAATTGCTGATTTAGTCACTAACATGCAGATGGAAAAACATCCGTTTGAGAAGGGGATTTTTGCGCGGAGAGGGATTGAGTTTTAG
- a CDS encoding vitamin B12-dependent ribonucleotide reductase: protein MGTLKQIQKRDGSIVNFDQIKIAEAIFKAAKSVGGHDFEKAKYVASLVSQGLENKFNGHTIPKVEQIQDLVENVLIEGGYASTAKAYILYRENRKKLRDEKLKILGREDDLKLPMNSIKVLAERYLKRNHDGKLVETPKDMFRRVAENIASADALYNGNVEETSKKFFDIMTSLIFLPNSPTLMNAGNELQQLAGCFVLPVGDSISEIFDGVKHAAIIHKSGGGTGFAFSRLRPKNDVVMSTKGVSSGPISFMKVYNVATETIKQGGKRRGANMGILRIDHPDIIEFINCKEKEGAFNNFNISVGLTEKFMQAVENDEEYELYNPRTKIHEGSLLARDVFNLIVTNAWKNGEPGIVFLDRMNRDNPTPEIGEIESTNPCGEQPLLPYESCNLGSINLVKFVKNGNIDYDELRKVVHISVHFLDNVIDKNNFPLPEIENMTKGNRKIGLGIMGFADMLLQLNIGYNTEQAVETAEKIMGFIQQESKLKSIALAVERGNFPNIERSIYNGQNMRNATRTTIAPTGSIGMIADASNGIEPLFAISFVKQNILGGDHKLLYINHFFEKIAKERGFYSEELMEEIAKTGSVQHVDAVPQDVKKIFVVSHDIDPIWHIKIQAAFQRNIENAVSKTVNFTHDATTKDVEKAFLLAYQLGCKGITIYRDGSREAQVINLDTTKHHKKKETEENLCPQCKTKLYHSEGCSTCPSCGFSKCSV from the coding sequence ATGGGGACATTAAAACAAATACAAAAAAGGGATGGTTCTATAGTTAATTTTGATCAAATTAAAATTGCCGAAGCAATCTTTAAAGCGGCTAAATCTGTTGGTGGGCACGATTTTGAAAAAGCTAAATATGTAGCTTCATTAGTCAGTCAAGGTTTAGAAAATAAATTTAACGGGCATACAATTCCCAAGGTTGAACAAATTCAGGATCTTGTTGAAAATGTGTTAATTGAAGGAGGTTACGCTTCAACAGCTAAAGCATATATTCTTTATAGAGAAAATCGTAAAAAATTAAGAGATGAAAAGCTAAAAATTTTAGGTAGAGAAGATGATTTGAAGCTCCCTATGAATAGTATCAAAGTTCTTGCTGAAAGATATCTTAAACGAAATCACGACGGGAAACTAGTTGAGACTCCTAAAGATATGTTTAGAAGGGTGGCGGAGAATATTGCTTCTGCAGATGCATTGTATAATGGAAATGTCGAAGAAACCTCAAAAAAGTTTTTTGATATAATGACTTCTCTAATATTTTTGCCTAATAGCCCAACTTTAATGAATGCGGGTAATGAACTTCAACAATTAGCTGGATGTTTTGTTTTGCCGGTTGGAGATTCAATCAGCGAAATATTTGATGGGGTAAAACATGCTGCAATTATTCATAAATCGGGAGGGGGCACAGGTTTCGCATTTTCCAGATTAAGACCGAAAAATGATGTGGTGATGAGTACTAAAGGAGTATCATCCGGACCAATCTCATTTATGAAAGTTTATAATGTCGCCACTGAGACAATTAAACAAGGCGGAAAAAGGAGAGGGGCTAACATGGGAATATTGCGCATTGATCACCCGGATATTATAGAATTTATCAATTGCAAAGAAAAAGAAGGAGCTTTTAATAATTTTAATATTTCAGTTGGTTTAACTGAGAAATTCATGCAGGCAGTTGAAAATGATGAAGAGTATGAACTTTATAATCCAAGAACAAAGATTCATGAAGGTTCCTTATTAGCAAGAGATGTTTTTAATTTAATTGTAACAAATGCATGGAAAAATGGTGAGCCCGGAATTGTGTTTCTTGACAGGATGAACAGAGATAATCCTACTCCTGAAATTGGGGAAATTGAAAGCACTAATCCATGCGGGGAGCAGCCTTTACTACCTTACGAATCATGCAACCTTGGTTCTATCAACCTGGTGAAATTTGTTAAGAACGGCAATATTGATTATGATGAACTCAGAAAAGTTGTGCATATATCTGTACACTTTTTAGACAATGTTATAGATAAAAATAATTTTCCTCTACCTGAAATTGAAAATATGACCAAAGGGAATAGAAAAATAGGTTTGGGCATAATGGGTTTTGCCGATATGTTGCTGCAACTTAATATCGGATACAACACTGAACAAGCTGTTGAAACTGCTGAAAAAATAATGGGATTTATTCAGCAAGAATCTAAACTAAAATCTATTGCGCTTGCAGTAGAAAGAGGCAATTTTCCCAATATTGAAAGAAGCATCTACAATGGACAAAACATGAGAAATGCAACAAGAACAACGATTGCGCCAACGGGTTCAATTGGGATGATTGCTGACGCATCAAATGGGATTGAACCATTATTCGCAATATCTTTTGTAAAACAAAATATTCTAGGCGGAGACCATAAACTTCTTTATATTAACCATTTTTTTGAAAAAATTGCTAAAGAACGCGGTTTTTATTCGGAGGAATTAATGGAAGAAATTGCTAAAACAGGTTCAGTACAGCATGTTGATGCTGTGCCTCAAGACGTAAAAAAAATATTTGTTGTGTCACATGATATTGACCCTATATGGCATATCAAGATTCAAGCGGCTTTCCAGAGAAACATTGAAAATGCAGTTTCTAAAACGGTTAATTTTACACATGATGCGACAACTAAAGATGTTGAAAAAGCTTTCTTATTAGCCTATCAGTTAGGCTGCAAAGGTATAACTATTTACAGAGATGGCAGCAGAGAAGCGCAAGTAATTAATTTAGATACTACAAAACACCATAAAAAAAAAGAAACTGAAGAAAATCTTTGCCCGCAATGCAAAACAAAATTGTACCATTCAGAGGGATGCAGCACATGTCCTAGCTGCGGATTTTCCAAATGCTCCGTATAA
- a CDS encoding ferredoxin produces the protein MPFKINYNEEECIGCGACTVQCPENWELVEKNGLFKAKPKQTNLSDIGKNKEAEEVCPVNCIKISEE, from the coding sequence ATGCCGTTTAAAATAAATTATAACGAAGAAGAATGCATAGGTTGCGGCGCATGCACTGTGCAATGCCCTGAAAACTGGGAACTTGTTGAAAAAAATGGCCTATTTAAAGCTAAACCAAAACAAACAAATTTAAGTGATATTGGAAAAAATAAGGAAGCTGAAGAAGTTTGCCCTGTAAATTGTATCAAAATTTCTGAAGAATAA